One Cupriavidus oxalaticus genomic region harbors:
- a CDS encoding YgiW/YdeI family stress tolerance OB fold protein: protein MKHILTATAVALALGLATAGASAQYTGPSSIPAVTVKALQADGKDDQHAVLRGKIVSSVGDERYLFSDGTGQMKVKIKQKVWPAQKPVDANTTVELVGEYDKELIGESHFDVKEIRLP from the coding sequence ATGAAACACATCCTGACCGCCACCGCCGTGGCTCTCGCCCTTGGCCTTGCCACCGCCGGCGCAAGCGCGCAATACACCGGCCCCTCGTCGATCCCGGCCGTAACCGTCAAAGCCTTGCAGGCCGACGGCAAGGACGACCAGCACGCGGTGCTGCGCGGCAAGATCGTCAGCAGTGTCGGCGACGAGCGCTACCTGTTCTCGGACGGCACCGGCCAGATGAAGGTGAAGATCAAGCAGAAGGTGTGGCCGGCGCAGAAGCCCGTCGATGCCAACACCACGGTGGAGCTGGTCGGCGAGTACGACAAGGAGCTGATCGGCGAATCGCACTTCGACGTGAAGGAGATCCGCCTGCCTTGA
- a CDS encoding exonuclease SbcCD subunit D, with protein MRFLHTADWHLGRLFHARSLLEDQAHILGQFVELVKAERPDAVLIAGDVYDRAVPPPEAVALLDDVLGRIVVDAGVPVVMIAGNHDSAQRLEFGARLMRAQGLHVAGRTLAEAASVTLHDAHGEVRLYALPYAEPAVVRDAMGAELPSHEAALRAQLDAIRAVHPPGVRAVVVGHAFVVGGAASESERPLSVGGSGAVAADLFAGFDLVALGHLHRPQTLGGGRIHYAGSLLKYSLSECAHDKSVSRIELDAGGTVSITPAPLQPLRDVRVVEGELAALLAAGADDPRRDDYIHARLTDTGALLDPMARLRQVYPNALAIERTVLARSGTASEAGRQLRQLGTGELFASFFREVADAELEPGHREVLDQVLAGMAAAERESA; from the coding sequence TTGCGTTTCCTGCACACCGCCGACTGGCATCTCGGCCGGCTCTTCCATGCCCGCAGCCTGCTGGAAGACCAGGCCCATATCCTCGGCCAGTTCGTCGAACTGGTCAAAGCCGAGCGACCCGACGCCGTGCTGATCGCCGGCGACGTCTATGACCGCGCCGTGCCGCCGCCCGAGGCGGTGGCGCTGCTCGACGACGTGCTGGGCCGCATCGTCGTCGATGCCGGCGTGCCGGTGGTGATGATCGCCGGCAACCATGACAGCGCGCAGCGGCTGGAATTCGGCGCGCGCCTGATGCGCGCGCAGGGCCTGCACGTGGCCGGCCGCACGCTGGCCGAGGCCGCCAGCGTGACGCTGCACGACGCGCACGGCGAAGTGCGGCTCTACGCGCTGCCATATGCCGAACCCGCGGTGGTGCGCGACGCCATGGGCGCGGAGCTGCCCTCGCACGAAGCCGCGCTGCGCGCGCAGCTCGACGCGATCCGCGCGGTCCATCCGCCGGGCGTGCGCGCGGTGGTGGTGGGCCATGCCTTCGTGGTCGGCGGCGCGGCCAGCGAATCGGAGCGGCCGCTGTCGGTCGGTGGTAGCGGCGCCGTGGCGGCGGACCTGTTCGCCGGTTTCGACCTGGTCGCGCTGGGCCACCTGCACCGGCCGCAGACGCTGGGCGGCGGGCGTATCCACTACGCCGGCTCGCTGCTCAAGTACTCGCTGTCCGAATGCGCGCACGACAAGTCGGTGTCGCGCATCGAGCTGGATGCCGGCGGCACCGTGTCGATCACGCCGGCGCCGCTGCAGCCGCTGCGCGACGTGCGCGTGGTGGAAGGCGAACTGGCCGCGCTGCTCGCCGCCGGCGCCGATGACCCGCGGCGCGACGACTATATCCACGCGCGCCTGACCGATACCGGCGCGCTGCTCGACCCGATGGCCAGGCTGCGCCAGGTCTATCCCAATGCGCTGGCGATCGAGCGCACGGTGCTGGCGCGCAGCGGCACGGCCTCGGAAGCGGGCCGCCAGCTGCGCCAGCTTGGCACCGGCGAGCTGTTTGCCAGCTTTTTCCGCGAGGTGGCCGACGCCGAGCTGGAGCCGGGCCACCGCGAAGTGCTGGACCAGGTGCTGGCCGGCATGGCGGCGGCGGAACGGGAGTCGGCATGA
- a CDS encoding AAA family ATPase, whose translation MRPLQLTLQAFGPFAATEQVDFTRLGGQAFFLIHGPTGAGKTTLLDAICFALYGDTSGGERSAQAMRSANAAPGLRTEVSLEFSLGAQRWRVVRSPAQERPKQRGEGWLTEPARAQLDQHDGNGWVSKAGQPGKVSDAIRALLGFDSAQFRQVIVLPQGRFRELLTASSQARQAILERLFRTELYRRVEELLKTQAAGIRRDAERIGIQRDEALRQAGMESVQALADGIAALHAEIQALQGQEQGARQALAAAQAALGAGEQVAARLQERQQAEAAHAALLAQQPALEAERVRLQAAQRAARVNPALQQWQLAQRDHAAAGTAFGQAEAAAARTAQQAVQAAAALQAETARAELRAAAQRRCTELEAMLPRARQLGTLGEAFQSARQKQAATAEARERAAARLAASQADAAAAETALGQARLAAAQLQGTQLQLAALQDKSRQFSRHAQALQSLATAVGQAADADAAQQLATRMRDRRRAALAEAEAAWRAGQAARLAASLAAGEACPVCGSSAHPAPAQHVDTPLSDEALEQARSAMLEAESQAVRCAGAVQAAQAATTQARERADELAQALGEVSDEAARQLKADIAALEAALAAGRQAAASVGQCEATITASRTAREAAELASRAAVIAAETASQALAQCQVDWQVACAQVPEDSRDPVALAEALRQAQAEAAALERALATAQAAERQAAADAAAAQAGLGSARQAQAQAAARLAEAEHALAQALEREGLADAAAHAAASLPDADMARIDQALRAFDAELVAAARLRERAEAAAQGLDVPDLDGLRAARQAAADAVEALVRQQAERGRSRDLLQQCQLRLQQLDAQGSEIEARYAVLGRLAEVANGNNPRRMTFQRFVLATLLDEVLEAASARLLAMSRGRYVLQRVREQADQRSAGGLDIEVFDHDTGAPRPANTLSGGEGFLASLSLALGLADVVQSRAGGIQLDTLFVDEGFGTLDPESLDFAIRTLLDLQQAGRLVGIISHVAELRERIDVRLEVRPGVGGSRATLSGVAAVA comes from the coding sequence ATGAGACCGCTGCAACTGACCCTGCAGGCCTTCGGCCCGTTTGCCGCGACCGAGCAGGTCGATTTCACGCGGCTCGGGGGCCAGGCCTTCTTCCTGATCCACGGTCCCACCGGTGCCGGCAAGACCACGCTGCTCGATGCGATCTGTTTCGCGCTGTATGGCGATACCTCCGGCGGCGAGCGCAGCGCGCAGGCCATGCGCAGCGCCAATGCCGCGCCGGGGCTGCGCACTGAAGTCTCGCTGGAATTCAGCCTGGGCGCGCAGCGCTGGCGCGTGGTGCGCTCGCCCGCGCAGGAGCGGCCCAAGCAGCGCGGCGAGGGCTGGCTGACGGAACCGGCCAGGGCGCAGCTCGACCAGCATGACGGCAACGGCTGGGTCAGCAAGGCCGGCCAGCCGGGCAAGGTCAGCGATGCCATCCGCGCGCTGCTCGGCTTCGACAGCGCGCAGTTCCGCCAGGTCATCGTGCTGCCGCAAGGGCGCTTCCGCGAACTGCTGACCGCCAGCTCGCAGGCGCGGCAGGCGATCCTGGAGCGGCTGTTCCGGACCGAGCTTTATCGCCGGGTGGAAGAACTGCTGAAGACCCAGGCGGCCGGCATCCGCCGCGATGCCGAACGCATCGGCATCCAGCGCGACGAAGCGCTGCGGCAGGCCGGCATGGAGAGCGTGCAGGCGCTCGCCGACGGCATCGCCGCGCTGCACGCGGAAATACAAGCACTGCAGGGGCAGGAGCAGGGCGCCCGCCAGGCGCTGGCCGCGGCGCAGGCGGCGCTGGGTGCGGGCGAACAGGTGGCGGCGCGGCTGCAGGAGCGCCAGCAGGCCGAAGCCGCGCACGCCGCGTTGCTGGCACAGCAGCCGGCGCTGGAGGCCGAACGTGTGCGGCTGCAGGCGGCGCAGCGGGCGGCGCGCGTCAACCCGGCGTTGCAGCAGTGGCAGCTCGCGCAGCGTGACCACGCGGCGGCCGGCACAGCGTTCGGGCAAGCTGAAGCGGCCGCAGCGCGTACCGCGCAGCAAGCCGTGCAAGCCGCTGCCGCGTTGCAAGCCGAGACTGCCCGTGCCGAGCTGCGCGCGGCCGCACAGCGGCGCTGCACGGAACTGGAGGCCATGCTGCCGCGCGCGCGGCAGCTCGGCACCCTGGGCGAGGCTTTCCAGTCGGCACGGCAAAAGCAGGCCGCCACCGCCGAGGCGCGCGAGCGTGCCGCGGCGAGGCTGGCCGCGAGCCAGGCCGATGCCGCGGCGGCAGAGACCGCGCTCGGGCAGGCGCGGCTTGCGGCCGCGCAGCTGCAGGGCACGCAATTGCAGCTCGCGGCGCTGCAGGACAAGTCGCGGCAGTTCAGCCGCCACGCCCAGGCGCTGCAGTCGCTTGCCACCGCCGTCGGACAGGCCGCCGACGCCGACGCCGCGCAGCAACTGGCCACGCGCATGCGCGACCGCCGCCGTGCCGCGCTGGCCGAAGCCGAAGCCGCGTGGCGCGCCGGCCAGGCGGCCCGGCTGGCGGCGTCGCTCGCCGCCGGCGAGGCGTGCCCGGTCTGCGGCAGCAGCGCGCATCCCGCCCCGGCGCAGCACGTCGACACGCCGCTGTCCGACGAGGCGCTGGAACAGGCGCGCAGCGCCATGCTCGAGGCCGAGTCGCAGGCGGTGCGTTGCGCCGGCGCGGTACAGGCCGCGCAGGCCGCGACCACGCAGGCGCGCGAGCGTGCCGACGAACTCGCGCAGGCCCTGGGCGAGGTCTCGGACGAGGCCGCGCGTCAGCTGAAGGCAGACATTGCAGCGCTGGAAGCCGCCCTGGCGGCAGGCCGGCAGGCAGCGGCCAGCGTCGGCCAGTGCGAGGCCACCATCACCGCCAGCCGCACCGCGCGCGAGGCGGCCGAACTCGCCAGCCGCGCCGCCGTCATCGCGGCGGAAACGGCTTCGCAGGCGCTGGCGCAGTGCCAGGTCGACTGGCAGGTTGCCTGCGCGCAAGTCCCCGAGGATTCGCGCGATCCGGTGGCGCTGGCCGAAGCCCTGCGCCAGGCGCAGGCCGAGGCCGCCGCGCTGGAGCGCGCCCTCGCCACCGCGCAGGCGGCGGAACGGCAGGCCGCAGCCGATGCCGCCGCCGCGCAGGCCGGGCTCGGCTCGGCCCGGCAGGCCCAGGCACAAGCCGCCGCGCGCCTCGCCGAAGCGGAACACGCCCTGGCGCAGGCGTTGGAGCGGGAAGGTCTCGCCGATGCCGCGGCGCATGCCGCGGCCAGCCTGCCCGATGCCGACATGGCACGCATCGACCAGGCGCTGCGCGCCTTCGATGCGGAACTGGTCGCGGCCGCCCGGCTGCGCGAACGCGCCGAAGCCGCCGCGCAAGGACTGGACGTGCCGGACCTGGACGGTCTGCGTGCCGCCCGGCAGGCCGCCGCCGACGCAGTGGAAGCCCTGGTCCGGCAACAGGCGGAGCGCGGCCGCTCGCGCGACCTGCTGCAGCAATGCCAGCTGCGCCTGCAGCAGCTCGACGCGCAGGGCAGCGAGATCGAAGCCCGCTACGCGGTGCTGGGCCGGCTGGCCGAGGTCGCCAACGGCAACAACCCGCGCCGCATGACCTTCCAGCGCTTCGTGCTGGCAACGCTGCTCGACGAGGTGCTGGAAGCCGCGTCGGCGCGGCTGCTGGCAATGAGCCGGGGCCGCTATGTGCTGCAGCGCGTGCGCGAGCAGGCCGACCAGCGCAGCGCCGGCGGGCTGGATATCGAAGTGTTCGACCACGACACCGGGGCGCCGCGCCCGGCCAATACGCTGTCAGGCGGCGAGGGGTTCCTGGCGTCGCTGTCGCTCGCGCTGGGCCTGGCCGACGTGGTGCAGTCGCGCGCCGGCGGCATCCAGCTCGATACGCTGTTCGTCGACGAAGGGTTCGGCACGCTGGATCCGGAAAGCCTGGACTTTGCCATCCGTACGCTGCTCGACCTGCAGCAAGCCGGCCGACTGGTGGGGATCATTTCGCACGTGGCCGAGTTGCGCGAGCGCATCGACGTGCGTCTGGAAGTGCGGCCGGGGGTTGGCGGCAGCCGCGCCACGCTGAGTGGCGTGGCGGCGGTGGCCTGA
- a CDS encoding 3-oxoacid CoA-transferase subunit A has product MINKLYDTVEAAVAGIHDGATILIGGFGLAGMPAELIDALIEQGARDLTIVNNNAGNGDTGLAALLKARRVRKIICSFPRQTDSYVFDSLYHAGEIELELVPQGNLAERIRAAGAGIGGFFTRTAYGTPLAEGKETRIIDGQGYVFESPIHADFALIKAETADRWGNLTYRKTARNFGPIMAMAAKCAIVQVSKVVELGEMNPEHIVTPGLFVKRVVKVA; this is encoded by the coding sequence GTGATCAACAAGCTATACGACACGGTGGAAGCGGCGGTGGCCGGCATCCACGACGGCGCCACCATCCTCATTGGCGGCTTTGGCCTCGCAGGCATGCCCGCGGAACTGATCGACGCGCTCATCGAGCAAGGCGCGCGCGACCTGACCATCGTCAACAACAACGCCGGCAACGGCGACACCGGCCTGGCCGCGCTGCTGAAGGCCAGGCGCGTGCGCAAGATCATCTGCTCGTTCCCGCGCCAGACGGACTCGTACGTGTTCGACTCGCTGTACCACGCCGGCGAGATCGAGCTGGAACTGGTGCCGCAGGGCAACCTGGCCGAGCGCATCCGCGCCGCCGGCGCCGGCATCGGCGGCTTCTTCACCCGCACCGCCTACGGCACGCCGCTGGCCGAGGGCAAGGAAACCCGCATCATCGACGGCCAGGGCTACGTCTTCGAATCGCCGATCCACGCCGACTTCGCGCTGATCAAGGCCGAGACCGCCGACCGCTGGGGCAACCTCACCTACCGCAAGACCGCGCGCAATTTCGGCCCGATCATGGCCATGGCCGCCAAGTGCGCCATCGTGCAGGTCAGCAAGGTGGTGGAGCTGGGCGAGATGAACCCCGAACACATCGTGACGCCGGGCCTCTTCGTCAAGCGCGTCGTCAAGGTCGCCTGA
- a CDS encoding 3-oxoacid CoA-transferase subunit B, protein MQRLTRDQMAARVAKDIPEGAVVNLGIGLPTLVGNHLPADKEILLHSENGLLGMGPAPAAGEEDGDLINAGKQPVTIKPGGSYFHHADSFAMMRGGHLDFCVLGAFQVSEKGDLANWHTGAPGAIPAVGGAMDLAIGAKQVFVMMEHQTKQGESKIVPQCTYPLTGIGCVTRIYTDLATLDVTPDGLVARDLVEGLSFEELQRLTGVPLKQA, encoded by the coding sequence ATGCAACGCCTGACCCGCGATCAGATGGCCGCCCGCGTGGCCAAAGACATTCCCGAAGGTGCCGTGGTCAACCTCGGCATCGGCCTGCCGACGCTCGTCGGCAACCACCTGCCCGCCGACAAGGAAATCCTGCTGCACAGCGAGAACGGCCTGCTCGGCATGGGTCCCGCCCCCGCTGCCGGCGAAGAGGACGGCGACCTGATCAACGCCGGCAAGCAGCCGGTGACGATCAAGCCGGGCGGCTCGTACTTCCACCATGCCGATTCGTTCGCCATGATGCGCGGCGGCCACCTCGACTTCTGCGTGCTGGGCGCGTTCCAGGTGTCCGAAAAAGGCGACCTGGCCAACTGGCACACCGGCGCCCCCGGCGCCATCCCCGCCGTGGGCGGCGCGATGGACCTGGCGATCGGCGCCAAGCAGGTGTTCGTGATGATGGAGCACCAGACCAAGCAGGGCGAAAGCAAGATCGTGCCGCAGTGCACCTATCCGCTGACCGGCATCGGTTGCGTGACGCGCATCTACACTGACCTTGCCACGCTCGACGTGACCCCCGACGGGCTGGTCGCGCGCGACCTGGTGGAGGGCCTGAGCTTTGAAGAACTGCAGCGCCTGACCGGCGTGCCCCTGAAGCAGGCCTGA
- the pcaF gene encoding 3-oxoadipyl-CoA thiolase: MTEAFICDAIRTPIGRYGGSLSAVRPDDLGAVPLKALMARNPNVDWKAIDDVIYGNANQAGEDNRNVARMSSLLAGLPQDVPGATINRLCGSGMDATGTAARAIKAGEAQLMIAGGVESMSRAPFVMGKATSAFSRDAQIFDTTIGWRFINPAMRAAYGVDSMPETAENVATDYKISREDQDLMALRSQEKASRAQADGTLAQEITAVTIPQKKGDAIVVERDEHPRATSMEALAKLRGVVRPDGTVTAGNASGVNDGACAILLASEAGIKQHGLTPRARIVGMATAGVAPRVMGIGPAPATQKLLRQLGMTLDQIDVIELNEAFAAQGLAVLRELGVADDDKRVNPNGGAIALGHPLGMSGARLVTTAMYQLHRTGGRFALCTMCIGVGQGIAMVIERV, translated from the coding sequence ATGACCGAAGCCTTTATCTGCGACGCCATCCGCACGCCCATCGGCCGCTACGGCGGCAGCCTGTCCGCGGTGCGCCCGGACGACCTCGGCGCGGTGCCGCTGAAGGCACTGATGGCCCGCAATCCCAATGTCGACTGGAAGGCCATCGACGACGTGATCTACGGCAACGCCAACCAGGCCGGCGAAGACAACCGCAACGTGGCGCGCATGTCGTCGCTGCTGGCGGGCCTGCCGCAGGACGTGCCGGGCGCCACCATCAACCGCCTGTGCGGCTCCGGCATGGACGCCACCGGCACCGCCGCGCGCGCCATCAAGGCGGGCGAAGCGCAGCTGATGATCGCCGGCGGCGTGGAAAGCATGAGCCGCGCCCCGTTCGTGATGGGCAAGGCCACCAGCGCGTTCTCGCGCGATGCGCAGATCTTCGACACCACCATCGGCTGGCGCTTCATCAACCCGGCCATGCGCGCGGCCTACGGCGTGGACTCGATGCCCGAGACCGCCGAGAACGTCGCCACCGACTACAAGATCAGCCGCGAAGACCAGGACCTGATGGCGCTGCGCAGCCAGGAGAAGGCTTCGCGCGCGCAGGCCGACGGCACGCTGGCCCAGGAAATCACCGCTGTCACGATCCCGCAGAAGAAGGGTGATGCGATCGTGGTCGAGCGCGACGAGCACCCGCGCGCCACCAGCATGGAAGCGCTGGCCAAGCTGCGCGGCGTGGTCCGTCCTGACGGCACCGTGACCGCCGGCAACGCCTCGGGCGTGAACGACGGCGCCTGCGCGATCCTGCTGGCGAGCGAAGCCGGCATCAAGCAACACGGCCTGACCCCGCGTGCGCGCATCGTCGGCATGGCCACCGCCGGCGTGGCGCCGCGCGTGATGGGCATCGGCCCGGCACCGGCCACGCAGAAGCTGCTCAGGCAACTGGGCATGACGCTGGACCAGATCGACGTGATCGAGCTGAACGAAGCGTTCGCCGCGCAAGGCCTGGCCGTGCTGCGCGAACTGGGCGTGGCCGACGACGACAAGCGCGTCAACCCGAACGGCGGCGCGATCGCGCTGGGCCACCCGCTGGGCATGAGCGGCGCGCGCCTGGTCACCACCGCGATGTACCAGCTGCACCGCACCGGCGGCCGCTTCGCGCTGTGCACGATGTGCATCGGCGTGGGCCAGGGCATTGCGATGGTGATCGAGCGCGTTTAA
- a CDS encoding SDR family NAD(P)-dependent oxidoreductase, with the protein MSLPVATLVTGGSSGIGRAICEMLLADGVTQVVNVDYAAPAWSHPNMTFVQADLTDAEATRAAAEQVASRFAVTRLVNNAGATRPGTADSATVADLDYVTGLHLQAPLLLLQACLPAMRAAGFGRIVNMASRAALGKPERVVYSATKAGLIGMTRTLAMELGGDGITVNAVAPGPIATELFRKSNPEGAEQTKRILASITVKRMGTPEDVARAALFFLSPDNGFVTGQVMYVCGGTTLGVAPV; encoded by the coding sequence ATGTCCCTCCCCGTAGCCACCCTCGTCACCGGCGGCAGTTCCGGCATCGGCCGCGCCATCTGTGAAATGCTGCTGGCCGATGGCGTGACCCAGGTGGTCAATGTCGACTACGCCGCGCCGGCCTGGTCGCATCCCAACATGACCTTCGTCCAGGCCGACCTGACCGACGCCGAGGCGACCCGCGCCGCGGCGGAGCAGGTCGCGTCGCGCTTTGCCGTCACGCGCCTGGTGAACAATGCCGGCGCCACCCGCCCCGGCACCGCCGACAGCGCCACCGTTGCCGACCTGGACTACGTGACCGGCCTGCACCTGCAGGCCCCACTGTTGCTGCTGCAAGCCTGCCTGCCCGCGATGCGCGCCGCAGGCTTCGGCCGCATCGTCAACATGGCCTCGCGCGCCGCGCTGGGCAAGCCCGAGCGCGTGGTGTACTCGGCCACCAAGGCCGGCCTGATCGGCATGACCCGCACGCTCGCGATGGAACTGGGCGGCGACGGCATCACCGTCAACGCCGTGGCCCCGGGCCCGATCGCCACCGAGCTGTTCCGCAAGAGCAACCCGGAAGGCGCGGAGCAGACCAAGCGCATCCTTGCCAGCATCACCGTCAAGCGCATGGGCACCCCGGAAGACGTCGCGCGCGCCGCGCTGTTCTTCCTGTCGCCGGACAACGGTTTCGTCACCGGCCAGGTGATGTACGTGTGCGGCGGCACCACGCTGGGCGTTGCACCGGTATAG